Proteins encoded together in one Aurantiacibacter aquimixticola window:
- a CDS encoding EVE domain-containing protein codes for MANHWLMKSEPFKYSWDDLVRDGETIWDGVRNHRAANNLRAMEKGDQCFFYHSNKGLEVVGIAEVSEAGLIDPTDPEGKWPTVKIKPVRPLESFVTLKAIKANETLDGIELVRLSRLSVAEIRPDEWTEILRMSEG; via the coding sequence ATGGCAAATCACTGGCTGATGAAATCGGAGCCATTCAAATATTCGTGGGACGATCTCGTCCGCGATGGAGAGACGATCTGGGACGGCGTTCGCAATCACCGGGCGGCGAACAATCTGCGCGCGATGGAGAAGGGCGATCAGTGCTTCTTCTACCACTCGAACAAGGGGTTGGAGGTCGTCGGTATCGCCGAGGTGAGCGAAGCGGGGCTGATCGATCCCACCGATCCTGAAGGCAAATGGCCGACGGTGAAGATCAAGCCTGTCAGGCCGCTCGAGAGCTTCGTGACGCTGAAGGCGATCAAGGCGAACGAAACGCTCGACGGGATAGAACTGGTGCGACTTTCGCGGCTGTCCGTGGCCGAAATACGCCCGGACGAATGGACGGAAATTCTTCGAATGTCAGAGGGTTGA
- a CDS encoding inner membrane-spanning protein YciB has protein sequence MAQDKPKSGWLNVAVDYGPLLVFFLVYKYYSPDEAGDTAGEIMAVIRGTGAFIVAAIAALIVSKLRLGKISPMLMLSTALIVGFGALTIYFRDERFIQWKPTIVYAIFAVALLIGYARGKSLLKVLLETAFEGLDDTGWLKLSRNWGVFFIILGALNTVLIYAVSFETWLGMKLWLFLPLTFLFTFTQVPMLMRHGLAVDDSKAEEAAEDMPPPG, from the coding sequence ATGGCGCAGGACAAACCCAAATCCGGCTGGCTGAATGTCGCCGTGGATTACGGGCCGCTGCTCGTCTTTTTTCTCGTCTACAAATATTACTCGCCGGACGAAGCAGGGGACACCGCGGGCGAGATCATGGCGGTGATCCGCGGCACGGGCGCATTCATCGTCGCGGCTATTGCGGCACTGATCGTGAGCAAATTGCGGTTGGGCAAGATCAGCCCGATGCTGATGCTGTCGACCGCGCTCATCGTCGGCTTCGGCGCGCTGACGATCTACTTCCGAGACGAACGCTTCATCCAGTGGAAGCCAACCATCGTTTACGCGATCTTCGCGGTCGCATTGCTTATCGGCTACGCACGCGGCAAATCGCTGCTGAAAGTGCTGCTCGAAACCGCGTTCGAAGGGCTGGACGATACCGGCTGGCTGAAGCTGTCCCGCAATTGGGGCGTATTCTTCATCATTCTCGGCGCGCTCAACACGGTGCTGATCTACGCCGTCAGTTTCGAGACGTGGCTCGGCATGAAGCTCTGGCTGTTCCTGCCGCTTACCTTCCTCTTCACCTTCACGCAGGTGCCGATGCTTATGCGGCATGGGCTCGCCGTGGACGACAGCAAGGCGGAGGAAGCTGCGGAGGATATGCCACCGCCGGGCTGA
- the ftsY gene encoding signal recognition particle-docking protein FtsY → MSETGWSEKLLGGFRKTSDRLSDNLTGVVGTAKLDAATLDDVEDALIMSDLGPAAASRIREKLAEMRFGLTITERELKEAVAEEIAAILRPVAVPLEVTAFPRPQVILVIGVNGSGKTTTIAKLGHWLMEDDYEVMLAAGDTFRAAAIGQLKIWAERIGAPIVTGPEGGDPASIVFDAVKQATGIGTDALVVDTAGRLQNKRELMDELAKIRKVLGRLNPEAPHDVVLVLDATNGQNALSQIEIFKEVAGVTGLIMTKLDGTARGGVLVAAAEQYGLPIHAIGVGEKLDDLRPFDPDLVARVIAGVA, encoded by the coding sequence GTGAGCGAAACCGGCTGGTCCGAAAAACTGCTCGGCGGCTTTCGCAAGACGTCGGATCGCTTGTCCGACAATCTGACAGGCGTCGTCGGGACGGCGAAGCTCGACGCGGCGACGCTCGACGACGTCGAAGACGCGCTGATCATGTCCGACCTCGGCCCGGCAGCCGCATCCCGCATCCGCGAAAAATTGGCGGAAATGCGCTTCGGCCTGACCATAACGGAGCGGGAATTGAAGGAAGCCGTGGCGGAGGAGATCGCCGCGATCCTGCGCCCGGTCGCCGTGCCGCTCGAAGTCACTGCATTCCCGCGCCCGCAGGTGATCCTGGTCATCGGCGTGAACGGCAGCGGCAAGACGACGACCATTGCCAAGCTCGGCCACTGGCTGATGGAAGACGATTACGAGGTGATGCTGGCGGCCGGAGACACCTTTCGCGCAGCCGCCATCGGCCAGCTGAAGATCTGGGCCGAACGGATCGGCGCGCCGATCGTCACCGGCCCGGAAGGCGGCGATCCCGCCAGCATCGTGTTCGACGCAGTAAAACAGGCGACAGGTATCGGCACGGACGCGCTGGTGGTGGACACCGCCGGGCGGCTGCAGAACAAGCGCGAGCTGATGGACGAGCTGGCGAAGATCCGAAAAGTTCTCGGCCGTCTCAATCCCGAAGCGCCGCATGACGTGGTGCTGGTGCTCGATGCGACGAATGGTCAGAATGCGCTCTCCCAGATCGAGATTTTCAAGGAGGTGGCGGGCGTGACCGGCCTCATCATGACCAAGCTAGACGGAACCGCGCGTGGCGGCGTGCTGGTGGCTGCGGCGGAGCAGTACGGCCTGCCGATCCACGCCATCGGCGTCGGCGAGAAACTGGACGATCTGCGCCCCTTCGATCCCGATCTGGTCGCGCGTGTGATTGCAGGGGTGGCCTGA
- a CDS encoding CsbD family protein: protein MGELTDKIKGNVNEAVGEMKQKSDDPETRAKGDKQEAKGKAQQFKGEVEGKLGNDI from the coding sequence ATGGGTGAACTCACCGACAAGATCAAAGGCAATGTCAACGAAGCCGTTGGCGAAATGAAGCAGAAGTCCGACGATCCCGAAACGCGGGCCAAGGGCGACAAGCAGGAAGCCAAGGGCAAGGCCCAGCAATTCAAGGGCGAAGTCGAAGGCAAGCTCGGCAACGATATCTGA
- a CDS encoding putative bifunctional diguanylate cyclase/phosphodiesterase, with protein MAETASQDEDTALKRLSSADHDLIALGIAIAAIILFMGTGGALIPKVVRLWMGIGDAPDLLLTNAVLLNIALLIFGWRRYNDLHAEVIERRRAEKRARELAERDPLTGCLNRRSGPNAINELIADARSRAQEVAVLVIDLDNFKQINDLNGHLVGDGVLTILAERIVKRLPSEGLLVRIGGDEFACAVAFDYHERNRVDTLTETLISAVSAPIEIAETRVETTMSVGLSHTEPGSDGEKLMTADRLIHRADIAMYHAKKRGRNRYFWFESQMEDELRFRNELETAIREGLSADEFVPYYEQQIDLETGKIVGFEMLARWRSAKYGLVSPDIFIPIAEEIDVIGTLSETLIRRALLDALEWHESITLSVNISPVQLRDPWFAQKILHMLVETGFPARRLEIEITESCLHQNIAAVRSIIASLKNQGISISLDDFGTGYSSLSQLRSLPFDRLKIDRSFVSEIASEDASGELVRAIVSLGKGLSLPVTAEGIENGTVLEKLRGLGDIKGQGYLYGQPEDAYATRARLEKLDLLANSVVDIADGKDALEELRRAG; from the coding sequence TTGGCTGAGACGGCTTCCCAGGATGAGGATACGGCGCTCAAGCGATTGAGCTCGGCAGACCATGACCTGATCGCACTTGGCATCGCCATTGCGGCGATCATCCTGTTCATGGGCACGGGCGGCGCACTGATCCCGAAAGTCGTGCGCTTGTGGATGGGTATCGGCGATGCGCCGGACCTGTTGTTGACCAATGCCGTCCTCCTCAACATCGCGCTGCTGATATTCGGCTGGCGACGCTATAACGATCTCCACGCCGAAGTGATCGAGCGCCGACGTGCCGAGAAACGTGCGCGCGAGCTGGCCGAGCGTGATCCGCTGACAGGCTGCCTCAATCGCCGCAGCGGCCCGAATGCAATCAATGAGCTGATCGCCGATGCCCGCTCCCGTGCGCAGGAAGTGGCGGTGCTCGTCATCGATCTCGACAATTTCAAGCAGATCAACGATCTCAACGGCCATCTCGTCGGGGACGGCGTGCTTACCATCCTTGCGGAGCGCATCGTGAAGCGCCTGCCGAGCGAAGGCCTGCTGGTGCGCATCGGCGGGGACGAATTCGCCTGCGCGGTCGCCTTCGATTATCACGAGCGAAATCGGGTCGACACGCTGACGGAAACTCTCATTTCCGCCGTCTCCGCGCCAATCGAGATTGCCGAGACCCGCGTCGAGACGACCATGTCGGTCGGCCTGTCGCATACCGAACCGGGCAGCGATGGCGAAAAGCTGATGACCGCGGATCGCCTGATCCACCGCGCCGATATCGCCATGTATCACGCGAAAAAGCGCGGACGTAACCGCTATTTCTGGTTCGAATCGCAAATGGAGGACGAGCTGCGTTTCCGCAACGAACTCGAAACCGCCATCCGCGAAGGCCTGAGCGCGGACGAGTTCGTGCCGTATTACGAACAGCAGATCGATCTCGAGACGGGCAAGATCGTCGGCTTCGAAATGCTCGCGCGCTGGCGCTCGGCCAAATACGGTCTCGTCAGCCCGGACATCTTCATCCCGATCGCCGAAGAGATCGATGTCATCGGCACACTCTCCGAAACGCTGATCCGCCGTGCGCTTCTCGATGCGCTCGAATGGCACGAATCGATCACGCTCTCCGTGAACATTTCACCCGTGCAGCTTCGCGATCCGTGGTTCGCGCAGAAGATCCTGCACATGCTCGTCGAAACCGGCTTCCCGGCGCGCCGCCTGGAGATCGAAATCACCGAAAGCTGCCTGCACCAGAATATCGCCGCCGTTCGCTCGATCATCGCCAGCTTGAAGAACCAGGGCATCAGCATCAGCCTCGACGATTTCGGCACCGGCTATTCCAGCCTCTCGCAGCTTCGTTCCCTCCCCTTCGATCGCCTGAAGATCGATCGCAGCTTCGTGAGCGAGATCGCCAGCGAGGATGCGAGCGGAGAGTTGGTTCGCGCCATCGTCTCGCTCGGCAAGGGCCTCTCGCTGCCGGTCACGGCAGAGGGTATCGAGAACGGCACGGTGCTGGAAAAGCTGCGCGGTCTCGGCGATATCAAGGGCCAAGGCTATCTCTACGGACAGCCCGAGGATGCCTATGCCACCCGCGCGCGCCTCGAGAAGCTGGATCTGCTGGCCAATTCCGTCGTCGATATCGCCGACGGGAAGGACGCTCTCGAAGAACTCCGCCGCGCCGGCTAG
- a CDS encoding MiaB/RimO family radical SAM methylthiotransferase: MSAEVISLGCRLNIAESERIAALVAQEDIVVVNSCAVTMEAVRQTRQAIRRARRARPDARLLVTGCAADIERAQLTAMPEVDGLVPNQAKLDARSWNVPEAVAPAPKTHTRAFIAVQNGCDHACTFCVIPQGRGASRSLTIPQVLAEVERHLEAGAPEVVLTGVDVTSWGQDLSPTVPLGHLVRAILDAFPQLQRLRMSSIDGAELDPLLFELFAEAPRVMPHLHLSLQHGNDLILKRMKRRHSRADATRLVHDLKARRPDLTVGADIIAGFPTETDAHHADNLSIIAELPVVHGHIFPYSPRPGTPAARMPQVEKPVILQRAAELRAKVADQREAWLTELIGTPQTVLAERGGEGYAENFARVALPADTAPGTVLSITPATLKEGLLT, encoded by the coding sequence GTGAGCGCCGAAGTCATATCGCTGGGCTGCCGCCTCAACATCGCCGAAAGCGAACGCATCGCCGCGCTCGTGGCGCAGGAGGACATCGTGGTCGTCAATAGCTGCGCGGTGACGATGGAAGCGGTGCGCCAGACGCGCCAGGCCATCCGCCGCGCACGCCGCGCCCGGCCCGATGCGCGGCTGCTCGTCACCGGATGCGCCGCCGATATCGAGCGCGCCCAGCTCACCGCCATGCCAGAGGTCGATGGCCTCGTCCCTAACCAGGCCAAACTCGACGCGCGCAGCTGGAACGTGCCCGAAGCCGTCGCACCCGCGCCGAAAACGCACACCCGCGCTTTCATCGCCGTGCAAAATGGCTGCGATCACGCCTGCACCTTCTGTGTCATCCCCCAGGGACGCGGGGCAAGCCGTTCACTCACGATCCCGCAAGTGCTGGCGGAGGTCGAGCGCCATCTGGAAGCGGGCGCACCCGAAGTGGTGCTGACCGGCGTCGATGTGACGTCATGGGGGCAAGACCTGTCCCCTACCGTCCCTCTCGGGCACCTTGTAAGAGCAATTCTGGACGCCTTTCCGCAGCTGCAACGCCTGCGCATGTCTTCCATCGACGGTGCCGAACTGGACCCGCTGCTGTTCGAGCTTTTCGCCGAAGCGCCCCGGGTCATGCCGCATCTCCATCTCAGCCTGCAGCATGGCAACGATCTGATCCTGAAACGCATGAAGCGCCGCCATTCGCGCGCCGACGCCACCCGCCTGGTCCACGATCTGAAAGCTCGCCGCCCGGACCTGACGGTGGGTGCGGATATCATTGCCGGTTTCCCCACCGAGACAGACGCGCACCACGCGGATAACCTCTCAATCATTGCCGAGCTTCCCGTCGTTCACGGCCACATCTTCCCCTATTCGCCGCGCCCCGGCACGCCAGCCGCACGGATGCCGCAGGTCGAAAAGCCTGTCATCCTTCAACGCGCAGCCGAGCTTCGCGCGAAGGTTGCAGACCAAAGAGAGGCTTGGCTCACCGAGTTGATAGGCACACCGCAAACCGTCCTCGCCGAGCGCGGCGGCGAAGGTTATGCGGAAAACTTCGCAAGGGTCGCCTTGCCCGCCGACACCGCGCCCGGCACGGTGCTGTCCATCACCCCCGCGACACTCAAGGAAGGTCTTCTCACGTGA
- a CDS encoding thiamine pyrophosphate-binding protein, translating into MSKTAARLLVDCLAEQGCDRVFTVPGESFLPVLDALSDAEGIQTVTCRQEGGAAFMACADGAMTGKPGVAFVTRGPGATNASIGAHVAHQDSQPMILFVGDVDRGMKDREGFQEVDFPAFFGPIAKWAAKIDDASRIPEYIARAWSVAISGRPGPVVLALPEDMLHEDGIEAIVRPAVTRPAQAPCPDTMMTIMQMIGDAASPLAIVGGAGWNARARHYFTQFAERIGLPVATAFRRQDAIPPSSSVYAGNLGYGPNPKLVERVKAADLLLVVGARMGEATTDGYALVTPDHPDQALIHVHPDPDELGRVYRTDLALCADMPEFAESAALWDDGEVIDFDAGAEAHAEWEAWNTPRDEAEYDLDLAVAMGTVRRLLPDDAIVCNGAGNFSGWWHRYWRYEGYPSQLAPTAGAMGYGVPAAVAAALRHPDRLAIAAAGDGDFLMNGQELATAAQYGLDLLVILFDNSSYGTIRMHQEREYPGREAATGLANPDFAMMAESYGGWGKRVATNAEFDAALEEAMQRKGIRLLHCITDIEQLAASGATVSGLRAKA; encoded by the coding sequence ATGAGCAAAACCGCTGCCCGCCTCCTTGTCGATTGCCTTGCCGAGCAGGGCTGCGACCGCGTTTTCACCGTGCCGGGGGAGAGCTTCCTGCCCGTGCTCGATGCCCTGTCGGATGCGGAGGGAATACAGACCGTGACTTGCCGGCAGGAAGGCGGCGCGGCCTTCATGGCGTGCGCGGACGGGGCGATGACGGGCAAGCCCGGCGTGGCGTTCGTCACCCGCGGCCCAGGTGCGACCAATGCCAGCATCGGCGCGCATGTCGCGCACCAGGATTCGCAGCCGATGATCCTGTTCGTCGGCGATGTCGATCGCGGCATGAAAGATCGCGAAGGTTTCCAGGAAGTCGACTTTCCCGCGTTCTTCGGCCCCATCGCGAAATGGGCAGCGAAGATCGACGACGCATCGCGCATTCCGGAATATATCGCGCGCGCATGGTCTGTTGCGATCTCCGGGAGGCCCGGCCCCGTCGTGCTCGCCCTGCCGGAGGATATGCTGCACGAGGATGGGATCGAAGCGATCGTGCGCCCTGCCGTCACACGGCCCGCGCAGGCGCCCTGCCCCGATACGATGATGACGATCATGCAGATGATCGGCGACGCCGCGTCACCGCTGGCAATCGTCGGCGGTGCAGGCTGGAATGCGCGGGCGCGACATTATTTCACCCAGTTTGCCGAGCGTATTGGCCTGCCGGTTGCCACTGCCTTCCGGCGGCAGGATGCTATCCCGCCTTCGTCCAGCGTATATGCAGGCAATCTCGGCTACGGCCCGAACCCGAAGCTGGTCGAGCGCGTAAAGGCCGCCGATCTGCTGCTGGTGGTCGGCGCGCGCATGGGAGAGGCGACTACGGACGGTTACGCCCTCGTCACGCCCGACCACCCGGACCAAGCGCTGATCCACGTGCATCCCGACCCTGACGAACTGGGGCGCGTTTACCGCACCGACCTCGCCCTCTGCGCCGACATGCCCGAATTTGCCGAGAGCGCCGCGCTATGGGACGATGGCGAGGTGATCGATTTCGATGCCGGGGCAGAGGCGCATGCCGAGTGGGAGGCGTGGAACACTCCCCGCGACGAAGCCGAATACGATCTCGATCTGGCGGTCGCTATGGGCACCGTGCGCCGTCTGCTGCCGGACGACGCCATCGTCTGCAACGGCGCGGGCAATTTCTCGGGCTGGTGGCATCGCTACTGGCGCTATGAGGGATATCCATCGCAACTTGCGCCGACTGCCGGAGCGATGGGCTATGGTGTGCCAGCCGCCGTTGCCGCTGCCCTGCGTCATCCGGACCGGCTTGCCATTGCAGCAGCGGGCGACGGCGATTTCTTGATGAACGGGCAGGAATTGGCGACTGCCGCGCAATACGGGCTCGACCTGCTCGTCATCCTGTTCGACAATTCGAGCTACGGCACGATCCGCATGCATCAGGAGCGCGAGTATCCCGGCCGCGAAGCTGCCACGGGCCTCGCCAATCCCGACTTCGCGATGATGGCCGAAAGCTACGGCGGCTGGGGCAAACGCGTTGCCACCAATGCCGAATTCGACGCCGCGCTTGAAGAAGCGATGCAGCGGAAAGGCATCCGCCTCCTCCACTGCATCACCGATATCGAACAGCTTGCTGCCTCCGGCGCAACCGTCAGCGGATTGCGCGCGAAGGCATAG
- the ccmE gene encoding cytochrome c maturation protein CcmE, protein MSTSLKPKHQRLVLLSLALVALIGATLLAIYALRGTASYFYVPADIAADPPAPGQAIRLGGMVEQGSLAPQEDGITVSFVVHDGEARVPVTYTGILPDLFVEGSGVVAEGRMGAQGVFVADTLLAKHDENYMPRELEGMSTAEMREEVQETVE, encoded by the coding sequence GTGAGCACATCGCTCAAACCAAAGCATCAGCGGCTCGTGCTGCTCAGCCTCGCGCTGGTTGCGCTTATCGGGGCGACCCTGCTCGCCATCTATGCCCTGCGCGGCACGGCGAGCTATTTTTACGTGCCCGCCGACATCGCCGCAGATCCGCCCGCGCCCGGCCAGGCGATCCGCCTCGGCGGCATGGTGGAGCAAGGCTCCCTCGCGCCACAGGAGGATGGAATAACCGTTTCCTTCGTCGTCCATGATGGGGAGGCGCGCGTACCCGTCACTTATACCGGCATCCTGCCCGATCTCTTCGTCGAAGGATCGGGCGTGGTGGCGGAAGGGCGCATGGGCGCGCAGGGCGTGTTCGTCGCCGACACACTACTCGCCAAGCATGACGAGAACTACATGCCGCGCGAGTTAGAAGGCATGAGCACCGCGGAAATGCGTGAGGAAGTGCAGGAAACGGTCGAATGA
- the ccmC gene encoding heme ABC transporter permease CcmC, with the protein MHIYANPARFLRIASWMTPLLLVAGIAVTGAALAWGYSQVPPDRLMGDTVRILFVHVPTAWLGMGGWAAIAIASLVELVWRHPLAAIAARAAAVPGAVFTAICLATGSIWGRPTWGTWWVWDGRLTSMLVLLFLYLGYIALSGALAREGQSSRIAAIFGLVGAINIPIINRSVVWWNSLHQPPSITVGESAIDAVYLYPLLAATLGFSLLFGGVVLARMRAILAETQAEARLRRKAQQAELRTAEVA; encoded by the coding sequence ATGCACATTTACGCCAATCCCGCCCGATTCCTGCGGATCGCGTCATGGATGACGCCGCTGCTTCTCGTCGCCGGTATAGCCGTGACGGGGGCCGCATTGGCGTGGGGCTATTCCCAGGTTCCGCCCGACAGGCTGATGGGCGATACGGTGCGCATCCTCTTCGTGCACGTGCCCACCGCATGGCTGGGAATGGGCGGCTGGGCGGCGATCGCCATTGCGAGCCTTGTCGAACTTGTCTGGCGTCATCCGCTTGCAGCCATCGCCGCGCGCGCGGCCGCCGTGCCGGGTGCCGTGTTCACGGCCATCTGCCTCGCCACGGGCTCGATCTGGGGCCGACCGACCTGGGGTACCTGGTGGGTATGGGACGGGCGGCTGACGTCCATGCTGGTGCTGCTCTTCCTCTATCTCGGCTATATCGCGCTCAGTGGCGCGCTCGCCCGAGAAGGGCAGTCGAGCCGCATCGCCGCGATCTTCGGATTGGTGGGCGCGATCAATATCCCGATCATCAATCGCTCGGTCGTGTGGTGGAATTCGCTCCACCAGCCGCCCAGCATCACCGTTGGCGAGAGCGCGATTGACGCGGTCTATCTCTATCCCCTGCTGGCTGCGACACTCGGTTTCTCGCTGCTTTTTGGTGGCGTGGTGCTCGCCCGGATGCGCGCCATCCTCGCCGAAACGCAGGCGGAGGCCCGTTTGCGCCGCAAGGCGCAACAGGCCGAATTGCGCACGGCGGAGGTGGCATGA
- a CDS encoding SDR family oxidoreductase: MNRFDGKRILITGGTSGFGLEAAKIIVEEGGEVAVTGMSQDHLDEAGRSLPSGSLVLRNDASDPEAAKELAEKVKDQMDGLDGLWLNAGYGKFVEPQKNDAETFDAMMNTNVRGPVLQMAALMDEVKDGGAVLFTSSVAPYLGQAMGAIYAATKAADLSLARSYANALAERKVRVNSVAPGPIDTNFFEGMGLEDDQKEDMIEQIKSQVPLGRMGDAKEVAQVALFLLSDHASYVTGSEYMVDGGMTMR; the protein is encoded by the coding sequence ATGAACAGGTTCGACGGAAAGCGCATTCTCATCACCGGCGGCACGAGCGGTTTCGGGCTTGAGGCGGCGAAGATTATCGTCGAGGAAGGCGGCGAAGTCGCCGTGACCGGTATGAGCCAGGATCATCTCGACGAGGCCGGCAGGTCGCTACCGTCGGGTTCGCTCGTGCTGCGAAACGACGCGAGCGATCCCGAAGCGGCAAAGGAACTGGCCGAGAAGGTCAAGGACCAGATGGACGGCCTCGACGGGCTATGGCTGAACGCAGGCTACGGCAAATTTGTCGAACCGCAGAAAAACGATGCCGAAACCTTCGATGCCATGATGAACACCAATGTTCGCGGCCCCGTTTTGCAGATGGCGGCGCTGATGGACGAGGTGAAGGACGGCGGCGCCGTTCTCTTCACCAGCTCGGTCGCCCCGTATCTCGGCCAGGCGATGGGTGCGATCTATGCGGCGACCAAGGCTGCCGATCTCAGCCTGGCGCGCTCCTACGCGAATGCGCTTGCCGAGCGGAAGGTGCGCGTGAATTCCGTCGCTCCCGGCCCGATCGACACCAACTTCTTCGAAGGCATGGGACTGGAAGACGATCAGAAGGAAGACATGATCGAACAGATCAAAAGCCAGGTCCCGCTGGGCCGCATGGGCGATGCAAAGGAAGTCGCGCAGGTTGCGCTGTTCCTTCTCAGCGACCACGCCAGCTACGTCACCGGCTCCGAATACATGGTCGATGGCGGCATGACTATGCGGTGA
- the dapF gene encoding diaminopimelate epimerase, producing MRVSFVKMHGLGNDFIVLDARETALPGVLDNAAVRALADRREGIGCDQLILLESDEAADCRMRIFNQDGGEVEACGNASRAVGLLLGKPARIATAGGIIETRPDGDACSVDMGVPRFGWDAIPLAYAMDTLTMPLGWEELEQPAAVNVGNPHVVFFVEDNDATRLDTLGPIIEQDELFPERVNVNVATVENRSTIRLRVWERGAGLTRACGTGACATAVAAMRRGLTEREVTVHLPGGPLTILWDEDERITMSGPATESFRGSFEWSDYA from the coding sequence ATGCGCGTTTCCTTCGTCAAGATGCATGGGCTCGGCAACGATTTCATCGTGCTCGATGCGCGGGAGACCGCCCTTCCCGGCGTGCTCGACAATGCGGCGGTGCGCGCACTGGCGGACCGGCGCGAGGGGATCGGCTGCGATCAGTTGATCCTGCTCGAATCGGACGAAGCGGCAGACTGCCGCATGCGTATATTCAACCAGGATGGCGGCGAGGTGGAGGCCTGCGGCAACGCCTCGCGCGCCGTCGGCTTGTTGCTGGGCAAACCCGCCCGCATCGCCACCGCCGGTGGGATCATCGAAACGCGGCCCGATGGCGATGCCTGCTCTGTCGACATGGGCGTGCCTCGCTTCGGCTGGGATGCGATCCCCCTCGCCTACGCGATGGATACGCTCACCATGCCGCTCGGCTGGGAAGAGCTGGAGCAGCCCGCTGCGGTGAATGTCGGCAATCCGCATGTGGTCTTCTTTGTCGAGGATAACGACGCGACCCGGCTCGATACGCTCGGCCCGATCATCGAGCAGGATGAGCTTTTCCCGGAGCGGGTGAACGTCAATGTCGCCACGGTCGAAAATCGCTCCACCATTCGGCTTCGTGTCTGGGAACGCGGCGCCGGCCTCACCCGCGCCTGTGGCACGGGCGCCTGCGCCACCGCGGTCGCAGCCATGCGGCGCGGACTGACGGAGCGCGAAGTCACCGTTCACTTGCCGGGCGGCCCGCTAACCATCCTCTGGGATGAGGACGAGCGCATCACCATGTCCGGCCCGGCGACGGAAAGCTTTCGCGGCTCCTTTGAATGGAGCGACTACGCGTGA